In Mesotoga sp. Brook.08.105.5.1, a single window of DNA contains:
- a CDS encoding DUF6518 family protein has protein sequence MRDDNVLGFLKKIRESVSITIHKKILYSLSVLLAGILLGTTSKFLDKTASNLLPPILEFLDLRNFFSRMGIWIFFAVLISVYSRTPFRAATNVFLFFVGMVGSYYLYTAFVAGFFQESYMVIWITMAFISPFMAFVCWYARGNGIIPVIISAIIFMFMTRQALAFGFWYLDIRNGLELILWIGTFFVLYQSPRQMAKVFTIGVLAFFLTAPLNLFWGML, from the coding sequence ATGCGAGATGATAATGTGTTGGGCTTCCTCAAAAAGATCAGAGAATCGGTTTCGATAACAATACACAAGAAAATACTCTATTCGCTTTCTGTACTGCTTGCAGGAATTTTACTGGGAACAACTTCAAAGTTTCTCGATAAGACTGCCAGTAATTTATTGCCTCCGATCCTTGAGTTTCTGGATTTAAGGAATTTCTTCTCACGGATGGGGATTTGGATTTTCTTTGCCGTGTTGATTTCCGTATACAGCAGAACCCCCTTCAGGGCGGCTACAAATGTTTTTTTGTTTTTCGTCGGAATGGTGGGCAGCTATTATCTCTATACTGCATTTGTAGCCGGCTTCTTTCAGGAATCATATATGGTGATCTGGATTACGATGGCATTCATTTCACCATTTATGGCATTTGTATGCTGGTACGCGAGAGGAAATGGGATTATTCCAGTTATTATCTCGGCTATAATTTTCATGTTTATGACCAGACAGGCTCTTGCCTTTGGTTTCTGGTATCTCGATATCAGGAACGGCCTGGAGTTGATTTTATGGATTGGCACATTTTTTGTGCTTTATCAATCTCCCAGACAAATGGCTAAGGTTTTCACAATCGGAGTATTGGCGTTTTTTCTCACTGCACCCCTTAATCTATTCTGGGGAATGCTTTAG